The Candidatus Bathyarchaeota archaeon genome has a segment encoding these proteins:
- a CDS encoding asparagine synthase C-terminal domain-containing protein: protein MTLTEAEYAPLLPKVRTLVHDIVKRNMADGFLFSAGTDTQIIAYEAVKYNPDIPCLTLAFKHGQPKDTEYVKKMVELLHLKHETYQFGKEDVMKFYPKVVEALKKFDPMEIRNSLPVYIGLTLLKPKGIKTVFTGDALDELFGYPWQFHLSEAEFAVKQQEMWAEMGFSSFPMAESMGMQIKAPYRDPEFMEWAQKLPIKFKINMYNGVKYSKWILRKAYEDVIPQDIIWRPKAPLEAGTGTETLRTYFNDTFTDAEFAEKKAAIKAEDDVEIQDKEQLLYYEHFRKIFGKPKDIFTKGSVECPKCHSRMDTKIQFCKICGAYPI, encoded by the coding sequence ATGACTCTCACCGAAGCAGAATACGCACCCCTTCTGCCAAAAGTCAGAACACTAGTTCACGACATAGTAAAAAGAAACATGGCTGATGGATTCCTCTTCAGCGCTGGAACAGACACCCAAATAATCGCCTACGAAGCAGTAAAATACAACCCCGACATCCCCTGCCTAACTCTAGCGTTTAAACATGGTCAACCAAAAGACACAGAATACGTCAAAAAAATGGTCGAACTCCTACACCTCAAACACGAAACCTACCAATTCGGCAAAGAAGACGTAATGAAATTCTACCCCAAAGTAGTCGAAGCACTCAAAAAATTCGACCCCATGGAAATCAGAAACAGTCTCCCCGTATACATCGGCTTAACACTGCTCAAACCCAAAGGAATCAAAACCGTATTCACAGGCGACGCCTTAGACGAACTCTTCGGGTACCCATGGCAATTCCACCTCTCTGAAGCAGAATTTGCAGTAAAACAGCAAGAAATGTGGGCAGAAATGGGCTTTAGCTCCTTCCCAATGGCTGAATCGATGGGCATGCAAATCAAAGCACCCTACCGTGACCCTGAATTCATGGAATGGGCGCAGAAACTGCCGATTAAATTCAAAATTAACATGTACAACGGTGTCAAATACAGTAAATGGATTCTACGCAAAGCCTACGAAGACGTTATACCTCAAGACATCATCTGGCGACCCAAAGCACCTCTTGAGGCAGGAACAGGAACAGAAACCCTGCGCACATACTTTAACGACACATTCACCGATGCAGAATTCGCAGAAAAGAAAGCAGCCATCAAAGCAGAAGACGACGTTGAAATCCAAGACAAAGAACAACTCCTCTACTACGAGCACTTCCGCAAAATATTCGGTAAACCAAAAGA
- a CDS encoding carbon-nitrogen hydrolase family protein yields the protein MKITVIHMKIRTTLQENLTAAETAIQTAAKQNPALIALPEYFTVPDCMAHFTNAPKISKETCTKTLEFLQKISSQISDIYLLGGSVLQEDGGKFYNTSTLWKNGKMLASYKKINPITAEIEAGVSRGSTPLVVDTEFGRLGMIVCADTFDPELVKKIAEMGAEIVTLPVAAMGTHPTVKGHPLTEGIARDYGMFILKVGNVSSNMRGGRSAIIAPWGILGEVTDAPEDSILTADLDIERLRTYRSNLKQK from the coding sequence ATGAAAATCACAGTAATCCACATGAAAATACGAACAACCCTACAAGAAAACCTAACCGCCGCAGAAACCGCAATCCAAACAGCCGCCAAACAAAACCCCGCACTCATCGCCTTACCTGAATACTTCACCGTACCCGACTGCATGGCACACTTCACAAACGCACCCAAAATCAGCAAAGAAACCTGCACCAAAACCTTAGAATTCCTACAAAAAATCTCCAGCCAAATAAGCGACATTTACCTGTTAGGCGGTTCAGTGCTTCAAGAAGACGGCGGCAAATTCTACAACACCAGCACTCTTTGGAAAAACGGCAAAATGCTGGCAAGCTACAAAAAAATCAACCCCATAACAGCAGAAATCGAGGCAGGTGTTTCCCGTGGTAGCACTCCACTGGTAGTGGACACAGAATTTGGCAGGCTTGGCATGATAGTATGCGCAGACACTTTTGACCCCGAACTCGTCAAAAAAATTGCTGAGATGGGCGCTGAAATTGTTACGCTCCCCGTTGCAGCCATGGGAACCCACCCCACCGTTAAAGGGCACCCATTAACTGAAGGTATCGCACGGGATTATGGCATGTTTATCTTAAAAGTTGGCAATGTTAGTTCGAACATGCGTGGTGGCAGAAGTGCTATTATTGCGCCATGGGGTATTCTTGGTGAAGTTACTGATGCACCTGAAGACTCGATTTTAACAGCGGATTTAGATATAGAAAGGTTAAGGACGTACCGCAGTAATCTTAAACAAAAATAG
- a CDS encoding LemA family protein produces the protein MNKKILAAVSIIIVVIALVSFTALYITTYNNMVALESTADAQWAQVNTQLQRRYDLIPGVVNASYSYLGYESSVLEEVTRLRTQWMEAEQSGNITEINDATGQLETSVTNFIVTIENYPDLEASSVVQDLMVVLEGTENRISTERMRYNDDVRDYNIVIKAFPGAFFATGWGFNVKPYFEATIGADQPVNIPTYT, from the coding sequence TTGAACAAAAAAATTCTAGCAGCAGTAAGCATAATTATAGTTGTTATAGCACTTGTAAGTTTTACAGCATTATACATTACAACCTACAACAACATGGTCGCCTTAGAATCAACTGCTGACGCGCAGTGGGCACAGGTGAACACGCAACTTCAACGCCGTTACGATTTGATTCCTGGAGTAGTTAACGCTTCGTACTCCTATTTGGGTTACGAGAGTTCTGTGCTGGAAGAAGTGACACGGTTAAGGACTCAGTGGATGGAAGCAGAACAGTCAGGCAACATCACAGAAATAAACGATGCCACGGGGCAACTTGAAACTTCAGTTACCAACTTTATAGTGACAATCGAAAATTACCCTGACCTAGAGGCGTCCTCAGTAGTTCAGGATTTAATGGTTGTTTTGGAAGGAACTGAAAACCGAATCTCAACGGAACGAATGCGCTACAACGATGACGTGCGAGACTACAATATTGTCATAAAGGCATTTCCAGGAGCGTTTTTCGCTACAGGCTGGGGCTTTAATGTTAAACCCTACTTTGAAGCGACAATCGGAGCCGACCAACCCGTAAATATTCCAACCTACACTTAA